One Eurosta solidaginis isolate ZX-2024a chromosome 5, ASM4086904v1, whole genome shotgun sequence DNA segment encodes these proteins:
- the LOC137253783 gene encoding ras-GEF domain-containing family member 1B, which translates to MPNNVIKNSSASATSTTNGRSSSSTNSSSSSSANANPAKLSINSHNKNEMKTSSKSSTSSTSKFVATSSQTLPDESVIIKQTNNNERITTHRRDGSNITGVQRTHHPRKFQCISPQTQFSDVAAKTEVVDEVALKEGRSDLLVFTEDGQLVSASLEALITHMVPTSDYYPEHNFIFAFLLSARLFVRPHELLAQISQTWERQQQKQQQQLEQQQQQHQHGVDVVDEAHFSHLTVAASASPLMQRKATNNTIAILPPATIGHNEVNVIADGHLKQRTAIQLSAQNCIRLLAEWIETFPYDFRDERLMQQVRILARKCVYIDNALGRRVSRILQLLVHRLTVLEQYEATLQTMATTNDLTTTSTNTGNNQHQQQQHLPHYSTSAGASTVAATAANQSSTHNSLVGCVKSHTLHTSSITEAQHKPTTTSTTNSNSLGSVAVAAVSAVIDSNNAHEVHSIMDICASCAHLAHQLTAIELERLSHIGPEEFVQAFAKEYQHTIDVKSSAAGTTSNAKNTNMESATLHDMKKTRNLESYVEWFNRLSYLTASEIVKYPKKKQRVRIIEYWIETARECFNIGNFNSLMAIIAGLNLAPISRLKKTWSKVQSAKFSVLEHQMDPTSNFNSYRSTLKAAMWRSEGATEERERIIIPFFSLFVKDLYFLNEGCSNRLPNNHINFEKCSQLAKQVMEFNEWKKVTCPFEQLPNVIAYLQTSSVLNENTLSMASFECEPPENTEEKGRYKTVKAETKQQLLNQMQEQQQH; encoded by the exons ATGCCGAATAACGTCATAAAAAATAGTAGCGCCAGCGCGACCAGCACCACTAATGGGCGCAGTAGCAGCAGTACCAACAGCAGCAGCAGTAGTAGTGCCAATGCGAATCCAGCAAAATTGTCAATTAATAGCCAtaataagaatgaaatgaaaacgtcGTCCAAATCATCAACTTCATCCACGTCGAAATTCGTCGCAACATCATCCCAGACACTGCCAGATGAAAGTGTTAtaattaaacaaacaaataacaaCGAACGCATAACAACACATCGGCGTGATGGTTCCAATATAACAGGAGTACAACGTACACATCACCCACGAAAATTTCAATGTATAAGCCCGCAGACGCAGTTTAGTGATGTTGCAGCAAAAACCGAAGTTGTCGATGAAGTAGCACTTAAGGAGGGACGAAGTGATTTGTTGGTCTTTACAGAAGATGGACAGCTAGTGTCAGCTAGTTTAGAGGCGCTTATCACGCATATGGTGCCTACAAGCGATTACTACCCGGAACACAATTTCATATTCGCTTTTTTGCTTAGCGCACGTCTCTTTGTACGGCCGCATGAATTACTGGCGCAAATTTCACAAACTTGGGAAcgtcaacaacaaaagcaacaacagcaactagaacagcaacagcagcagcatcaACATGGTGTAGATGTTGTTGATGAGGCACATTTTAGTCATTTAACTGTAGCAGCATCCGCATCCCCGCTTATGCAACGCAAAGCAACAAACAATACTATTGCTATCTTGCCACCAGCTACAATTGGTCATAACGAAGTGAACGTCATTGCTGATGGTCATTTAAAACAGCGCACAGCCATACAATTAAGTGCACAAAATTGTATACGTTTGCTTGCCGAGTGGATTGAGACATTTCCATATGATTTTCGAGATGAGCGTCTAATGCAGCAAGTGCGTATATTGGCACGTAAATGTGTCTACATTGACAATGCACTAGGACGTAGAGTTTCACGAATTTTACAATTATTGGTACATCGCCTTACGGTTTTGGAACAATATGAGGCGACATTACAAACAATGGCAACAACAAACGATCTCACCACCACCTCCACTAACACAGGCAACAATcaacatcagcaacaacaacacctaCCGCACTACAGTACATCGGCTGGAGCATCTACTGTGGCAGCGACGGCGGCTAATCAAAGCAGTACACACAATTCACTGGTGGGTTGTGTAAAGAGTCATACATTGCATACAAGCAGTATAACCGAGGCACAGCACAAGCCAACAACCACAAGCACAACAAATTCAAATTCATTAGGTTCTGTCGCGGTAGCAGCTGTATCAGCGGTCATAGATAGCAATAATGCACACGAAGTGCATAGTATTATGGATATATGTGCGAGTTGTGCGCATTTAGCGCATCAATTGACTGCTATCGAGCTAGAGAGGCTCTCGCATATTGGACCAGAGGAATTTGTTCAGGCATTTGCCAAGGAATATCAACATACGATTGATGTAAAATCATCAGCAGCAGGCACAACTTCAAATGCCAAGAATACAAATATGGAGTCAGCAACATTACATGATATGAAGAAAACACGCAACCTAGAATCATATGTGGAGTGGTTTAACCGGCTGAGTTACCTGACTGCATCGGAGATAGTGAAG tATCCGAAAAAGAAGCAACGTGTACGCATTATCGAATACTGGATTGAGACTGCACGTGAATGTTTCAATATAGGGAACTTTAACAGTTTAATGGCTATTATAGCTGGCTTAAATTTAGCACCCATTTCAAGGCTGAAGAAAACG TGGTCAAAAGTGCAATCTGCTAAATTTTCTGTGCTGGAACATCAAATGGATCCTACATCGAATTTTAATAGTTATCGTTCAACACTAAAGGCAGCTATGTGGCGTTCGGAAGGTGCTACCGAAGAACGCGAACGCATTATCATTCCATTTTTTAGTTTATTCGTTAaagatttatattttttgaaCGAAGGCTGTTCAAATCG TTTGCCAAACAATcatatcaattttgaaaaatgctCACAGCTCGCCAAGCAGGTGATGGAGTTTAACGAATGGAAAAAGGTTACTTGTCCATTTGAACAGTTGCCAAATGTGATTGCATATCTGCAGACAAGCAGTGTTTTAAATGAGAATACATTATCAATGGCGTCATTCGAGTGTGAACCGCCTGAAAATACCGAGGAAAAAGGGCGTTATAAAACGGTTAAAGCCGAAACGAAACAACAATTGTTAAATCAAatgcaagaacaacaacaacattag